The DNA sequence GGAGTGCTGGCAGCTgtactgggagtgctgggagctctactggggatactgggagcgCTGGCATCTGTACTGGGAAAGCTAGGAGCTGTATTGtgggggtactgggagcactgagaTGCACTGGGAGCTGTACTGGGAGTACTGAGAGCTATACTGGGAGCTGTACTAGGGTATACCACAAGTGCTTTGTGctgtactgggagcactgagctgtactgggagctctgggagctgtACGGGGGGGTACTGGGAGCATTGAGCTAATTCTCGGAGCTGTACTGGGGAGCTGTGCTAGGAGAACTGAGTTGTACTGAGGAGCACTGGGCAGCACTGAGCTGAACTGGGGAGCAGTGATGTGtactggggagcactggggagcacagagctggacTGGGGAATAATGATCCGTACTGGGGAGCAGTGATCTGTactgggcagcactgggaaggCTCCAGTTGAAGGTTTTTTcgctggggaaggaagggatgAACTCCGGCTGGGAGCGAGGCCGCCCccgtccccatgtccccccctcccgcatggctggggtggcacttTGCAGGCAGCCAGGCGGTGACAGCGTGACGAGCCACTGCAATATTCATGCTGACATTTCCTCCGTGCcagcccttcccttccttcccttcccagctggcACCGGCTGCAGGATGGCAGCGGGATGAGCCAGCCCCCGCCATGGCCTCAGCGGGATCCAGGGGGCTCTGCCTCCCTTTCCCTTCAGGACATTCCCCTCCCGTCCACTGaatctcctccagctccttcctggagTGCTGACAGCAGGGCAGAGGCTCCCTGGCACCTCAGCCTCCTTCAGCttttctggaattccagaattccagaatggtttgggttggaaggggcatTAAAACCCATCCAGTTccactcctgccatggcagggacaccttccactgtcccggggtgttccaagccctgtccagcctggccttgggatccaggagcagcctctgggaaccctgtgccaccaccctcccagccaaGAATTCCACAAATCCAACGTAAACTTCCACTCTTTCAGTCTGAACctgtcctgtggctgcagtTCCTGAGGGAGTGTCCCTCTCCCACCCCACAGCTGCAGTCAGCAGCGACATTGAAGCCAGCAGGACAGGCACAACAACCCCAGCATGGAGGAAAGGAGCTTGGGCCCACAGTGCCCTCAGCCACACGAGTGTCACACACTTTCCATGCCACCAAGAGTGACAAGCAGTGACACTGAAGCCAGCAGGACAGGCACAACAACCCCAGCATGGACAAAAGGAGCTCGGGCCCATCCTCCTGGTGCCCTCAGCCACATACTGTCCATGCCACAAAGAGTGACAAGCAGTGGCATTGAAgtgagcaggacagggacaaCAACCCCAGCATGGAGAAAAGGAGCTTGCGCCTACAGTGCCCTCAGCCACAAAAATGTGGCTTGTCCGTGCCACCAAAAATAACAAGCAGTGACATTGAAGCCAGCCAGTTGTGCCAGGACAAGCACAacaacctggagaaaaggagcttGGGCCCAGGGTGCCCTCAGCCACACGAGTCTGTGCTACCAAAAGTGACAAGCAGTGACACTGAAGTGAGCAGGACAGGCACAACAACCCCAGCATGAAGAAAAGGAGCTTGGGCCCACGGTGCCCTCAGCCACACGAGTGTCACACActgtctgtgccaccaagagtGACAATCATGGAGGCAGTGACACCTCCACTCTCCACTCCTCCTGCCATCCTCACCCTCAGAGCAGCCCTTCCCCCATTCCCTGGTGGCTCCAAcccttcctgcaggagcacaaacccATCCCCAGGAGATGAGTTGTGCTTCTCCTCTCCCCGCTGCAGCTAATGAATGCAATTAGTGCAGATGGGTTTATTCTCATTAGGGAGCCGGGCCTGGCTGCGGCCTGCGCACGGAGCAGCGCCTCGCCCACGCTCTCCATGGAAGCTCCTCACCTCCTCCTGCTCGGCAGATGCTGCTCCAGAGCCAAATCCTGGATGTGAGGATGGAGGGGAGAGAGTGTTGGAGCTGGAGGGGAGCCAGGGAGCTATGGAACAGCTGAGCTGCCTGGCAGGCCAGGACAGACttggctccttcctcctcagcgACAGCATTttgctttggagctgctgtgagGGACATAGAAAAGGATGGAGGGGCTGGGAGTTGAGCTTGGTGCTTGGAAAAATTGGAATATCAGCACAGATCCATGCTGGGCTctgttttggtggttttatttCAGAACCTATGGTGACATCttgcttggagcagcctgggatagtggaaggtgtccctgggaaTGACAGGGGGTGGGACTGGAAgaattttaaggtcccttccaacccaaaccattccaggattctgtgagTCCATCATTCTTATTCTGGACCACCAAAACACCTCCTGATCACAGAATCAAACATACTCTGCTCCTGCCAAATTCCCCACATCCTGAATTTCCCCTCCAGTTTCACAGACCTCAGGGGTGAGTGTTTGATTCTATGATCAGGAGACATTTTGGTAGTGCAGAGtaagaatcatggaatcacaaaatcctggaatgatttgggttggaaggggccatAAAAGCCATCCCGTTCTCCCCCCTGTCAttcacagggacaccttctgctaTCCCAGGCTGATCCAAGTAAGGTTCTGAAATAACGCCATAGGTTCTGACATAAAACCaccagcacccagcacagcacagatctGTGCTCATATTCCAGTTTTTCCAAGCACCAAGATCAACTCCCAGCCCCTCCATCCTTTTCTGTGCCCATCAGAGCAGCTTCAAAGCAGATCCCAGGAATGAGCTGAGACCGAGCAGGCTCAAAATGTGTGGGCAAACACTCACCTCTGAGGGTCTTGTGAAACTGGAGGGAAAATTCAGGATGTGGGGGATTTGGTAGGAGCAGAGATGTGATCAGGAGGTGTTTTGGTGGTCCAGAGTAAGAAtgatggaatcacagaatcctggaatggtttgggttggaagggaccttaaaaatcatccagtCCCAGCCCCTGTCTTTcacagggacactttccactgtcccaaGGTGCTCCAacccccatccaacctggccttgggcacttccagggatccaggggcagccacagcttccttggcaccctgtgccagggcctccccaccctcccattaaaaaattcttccttataTCTGAGCCTGAACCAACCCTCTTTTAGATTAAAACACTTTTTCCTGTCTCTCCAGGCCCTATAAAAATCTGTCCTCCTTTAGAAGGttccttcaggccctgcaaagggctctgaagtttccctggagccttcccttctccaggtgagcacccccagctctcccagagcaTTCTCCaacccctggagcagctccatggcctcctctggatttgctcctgtgctgagtgccagggctgggagaagatggaaggagaggggagaagGATGGACAAtgaaattgggaattttaggTGTCTCTCAATTTCAAGGATCAATGTCCCACCCTGAATGAGTCTGCTCTCCCCTGACCTGCCccatgctgtggggctgctgaaacCCCAGGCCCAAAACTCCTGCTAAACCCTCCCTGACAGGGAGAACCCCTTGGGAACTGCATGCAGCCACAACCAGGATGGGATCCCACCTCCccagggagcacagagcagcatctcCAAAGGCTTGAAACAAATCCAAAAGTTTATTTCCAACGAGTACACAGACCATGTGGGATGGGGATGCGCTACACCACGACTGGCTTTCACCTACagccaccccctccccaaaatcctgctgctggcagggtgaCAACCCATGGGACAGAATTGCCACCAGCAACCTTTGCAGACAATAAAAGTCCTTTTTTTTCAGTActccagatatttttttttctttaaaagcctGGGGGTAGTGGAATGTCGtttgaggccaggctggaaatCCAGCATGGAGATGGAGGGATGGCTGGGATTTTTGTTGTGAGGAGGGGAAACAACCTTGGCAGGAGATCTCTGCTTGGCTAACAAAGGCAGATCTGTGTAAATAGAAATACTGGGGTGAAATACCTGGCAGCACACCAATGGCAACACTACAACCAACAGAAAAATCAAGCCCAGCAACGTAAAACACCTTCAATGAATAGTTTGGGTTAATTCAAAATCTCCCCCTCCCCGCTCCCCCATATTCATGCAGGTTTATTTTGTCCTCTAAGGTATTAAGAATTCGAGTTGTAAAATAGGCaagtcattaaaaaaattattacaaaCCACTTTTGTGACAATGTTTGAGAAAGGGTGGGGTGGGAGCCCCGGGTCAGACCGGCTGCACTTCACTCTCTGTGACAATAAATCAGATtaagaagaaaagacaaaactcaGGATGGGGTTTTTACATCTCTGCCTGGTAACACCAAGAGTGAAACCAGCTGCAGAGCAAACCACTTCATCCACCCTTCATCCAAAAGCTATGGGAGCTGTAGTAAAAAGATCAAAATTGGGGGAATTACAGGGGGCTGGGACCATCTAGGTTACTTGTGGCTTACAAACATTCCCAGGTGCCAAAAGTTTGGAGTCCAGTGTGAGAAGAACTGGCCTTCTCCATAGAAGAACTAGAAAAAGAGTATGAAAAGGtagaaaaaccaaaaagcacttttttttaCGGGCTAGAAAGAGTTACCAAAAGGTACCTAAAGACTTTTCCCCTCCCAGATCCACAGGGATTTTTAAAAGCTCTCACACCTGATTCAGAACTGCTTCAGCAGGGTCACCACAGACCCCTAAAAACCCCTTTGTGACCCCCAGCTCATTTTGTACATAAATCCCCACATTATGATTCCCAAAGGGATAATTCCCAAAGGGATGGTTCCCAAAGGGATGATTCCCAAAGGGATGGTTCCCAAAGGGATGATTCCCAAAGTGATGGTTCCCAAAGGGATGGTTCCCAAAGGGATAATTCCCAAAGGGATGGTTTCCAAAGGGATGATTCCCAAAGTGATGGTTCCCAAAGGGATGGTTCCCAAAGGGATGGTTCCCAAAATGATGGTTCCCAAAGTGATGGTTCCCAAAGTGATGGTTCCCAAAGGGATGGTTCCCAAAGGGATGGTTCCCAAAGGGATGGTTCCCAAAGTTTCCCAAAGGACAGATGAGCAGGGGAAAGCCAGGAGGTGTTTAGCAGCAGAAAGGAGAGACAAGCCACATCCACAGAAGCATGGGCCCGAGGAGGAGCCCAGAAAGGTGGTGTGTGTCCCCcgagagctgggagcagatgAAGCAGACCTGGGAatcactgcccagcctggcaggagcCCAGGCCGTGTGTAAACAGGGAATCAGGCACCTCTGGGAAagggcagccccacagctcccagggctgctcccctggCCCTTCCCAACGTGGGGAAGGGACAGTGGGAATGGGAGGGGAGGTGGGGGCAGGAAGGGGCAGGAACATCCCAATGTAGGGCAGCATCCCATGGTGGGACAGCATCCCATGGAGGGGCAGCATCCCACCATGGAGCAGCATCCCATGGAGGAGAAGCATTCCATGGAGGACAAGCATCCCATGGTGGAGCAGCATTCCATGGAGGAGCAAAATTCCATGGAGGAGCAGCATCCCATGGTGGAGCAGCATTCCATGGAGGAGCAGCATCCCACCATGAAGCAGAATCTCACCATGGAGTAGCATTTCATGGAGGAACAGAATCCCACCATGGAGAAGCAGTCCATGGAGGAGCAACATTCCATGGTGGAGCAGCATCCCACCATGGAGCAGAATCCCATTTTGGAGCAGCATTCCACTGTGGGGCTGTATCCCACCATGGAGGATGCGGCATCCCATTTTGGAGTAGCATTCCACCACGGAGCAGAATCCCACCATGGAGCAGCGTTCCATGGAGAAGCAGCAGTCCATGGAGAAGCAGCAGTCCATGGAGGTGCAGCATCCCATTTTGGAGTAGCAAATGGGGGTATAAGTAGCAAACTCCATCATGGGGCTGTATCCCACCAAGGAGCAGCATTCCATGGAGGAGCAGCATCCCACCACGGAGCAGAATCCCACCCTGAAGCAGCATCCCACCACTGAGCAGCATCCCAGCAACATTCCAGACCAGCCCCAAGGGAAGGAAGTGCTACCAGGAACTGGGAAAAGAGCAGGACCAAGcgaggagagcagaggcacagaggTGTAGGAGAAAGGAAAGACCCGGAAAGAAGCGGTCGACTTTGATTTTCGGATTTCTGGCTCACCCTGCACCCGGGCTGGCACCTGCCCTGTGGCAGGAGGCATTTCAGGCACGTCTAAGGCATCTCAGGAGCTCTCTTTGCTTTCAGAATCGCCTCTGTTCCCTCCCTACGGCTTCTTCCACCAGCACGTGGTGCCAAACGCTGGAAAAGAAAAGTCTGGAGCGGATGAACGGAATTAAACTCTCATGCACTACCACTGAATGTCATCACAGGGCTAGGAAGCACCAAGCACGACACAGGAACCACTTTTACTTGCAGAACCAAAGCTAACCATAGAGAGAATGGTAAAAagtggggtttgctggggacacagagctgctggtgtCCCCTGGACCCACCCCTGCTACGCTACGGCCAGAAATGAAAAAGCACAAGACCAAACATTGAGTAACAGCACAGCCACCTAACCTGTCTGCTATATATCTGACAACTTAAATCAAAAATATTAGCTTGGAAAGAAACCAGCAATATCATTCCAAGAAGGTTATACACATCCTTAGCAGTTAACTTTGCTTAGCACAGCTCTGGTGCTTTAAATATGGAACAATCGAACAATTTTGTGAGCAGAAAAGTGACACAGATTTATTCTttacatgggtttttttttttttgtttttgtttttctctttctaggCAACTCTACAGACTTCAGATCTTTTGCCTTGCAATGCAGATCATCTGATTCCCCCAAAGGTGGCCAGGTTCTTTAAACATGCACATCTCTGTAGCTTCCAGGCCGtgttttttacttatttttgtttaaattctGCGGACCAGCAGGTCGTCCCCATTCCTAAAAACTCTACATCAGTGTTCAGGGTGGCCTGAGTGCCCGTCAGGCTCCTCCTGGGTTTACAGGATCACACAGAAGAACTTCTTCTCTCTAAAGGGGTTTTCTGAGGCCGGGACGGGGGTCAATAGAGGGTCCTCCTTGGCGTGGGCTTCACAGTACGCCATCaggtctgctgctgctttggacACCTGCAAAAGGAGGAGCCCTGGGTTAgggacaggctgtgctggggacatcCCACCTGGAGAGGTGccaccaggctggcagcacccCTGGGCAGGGAGCCCTTTGGACCCCTGCAAAAGGAGGAGCCCTGGGTTAgggacaggctgtgctggggacatcCCACCTGGAGAGGTGccaccaggctggcagcacccCTGGGCAGGGAGCCCTTTGGACACCTGCAAAAGGAGGAGCCCTGGGTTAGGGACAGgctgtgtgatggtgttcacaggggaaTCAGGttgaaggaagagatgaggatctgactccatgtttcagaaggctgatttattattttatgatatatattacattaaaactatactaaaagaatagaagaaaggatttcatcagaaggctggctaagaatagaaaaagaaagaatgataacaaaagctctGTCTCGGACTCtttgtctgagccagctgggctgtgattggccattaattagaaacaaccacatgagccaaTCAAAGctccacctgttgcatcccacagcagcagataatcaatgtttacattttgtttctgaggtctctcggcttctcaggaggaaaaatcctaaggaaaggattttccataaaagatgtctgtgacatggctgtgctggggacatcCCACATGGAGAGGTGCCACCAGGCTGGCAgcatcccagggcagggaataTCATCTCTGAGATGGGAGCCTGACTGACAGTGCAGCAGCAcgtccctgctggggctgattCTGGGCTGGTTTTTCACCTctgggctctgagctgctctgtcagcctgaattcccattcccagctttcccaaccttcccccattcccatccttcACCTGACAAGGACTGACTTCAGCATCCCTGCTGGCTCTCCCACGCATCCCTTGGCAGGAACATCCACAGCAGCGTTTCCTGCCCTCACCCACCAGCCTCACTCTTTATTCCAgacatggcagcagctcccgAGCCACCAGagctcatcccagccctgcagcacttcTCTCCCTGGATTTAAGCTCTTAGCAAGGAGCTGAGATGCCTTGGGGACAGTCACTCCTTCCCACCACCCCACAGGGCTCCAGGTGATGCTTCCAGCTGCCTctcacccctggcagtgcccaaggtcaggctggatggggcttggagcaagctgggatggtggaaggtgtccctggcaggAGGTTGGAATAAAAAGGGCTTTAAGGTCTCCTCCAACGCAAACCATTCCCAGATTCTACAATCCCATCTCCCACTGCCTCCTGGCTGGATCTGCACCCCCAGGGCCATGGCTGAAGGTTTATCTCACCTCTCCCCTTGTTTTTTGGCTGGAGAAAGGTttgagcagcagagcacagccctcTTTTGATTTCCCTCTTCTTTTGATTTCCTTAATCTGGGGCTCTCAACACTGATGACTGAATGGTCTACTTAAAGCAAGAGCATCCCCCACAAACACCACCTGGCTCCACCTGCCAGCTCCCTCCACGAGCTTTGGGCAGCAGCCACCACCTCCCAGACTTCCCAGAGGCATCTCCCAAGAATCCCTTACCTTTATCCTGTCGATGTTGGCCTccatcttcagctgctccacCAGCTTGCGGGCCTGTG is a window from the Zonotrichia albicollis isolate bZonAlb1 chromosome 6, bZonAlb1.hap1, whole genome shotgun sequence genome containing:
- the GNG2 gene encoding guanine nucleotide-binding protein G(I)/G(S)/G(O) subunit gamma-2; protein product: MASNNTASIAQARKLVEQLKMEANIDRIKVSKAAADLMAYCEAHAKEDPLLTPVPASENPFREKKFFCVIL